AGCGTTTATCCCTTGGTGGTCCGGTATTTGATATTAAAAAACTTACTTGGCTTAACGGACTATATATACGTGAGCAAAGCCCAGAGCAGTTAGTAGCACAAGTGCACGATAAAGTTTTTACAATCGAAAAACTTGCAGCTATAGCCCCTTTGATTTTACCGCGTATTGAAAAATTAGAAGACTTTGTGGATGCTACTAGTTACTTTTTTGCGGGCGAAGTTAGTTACGACGAAGCCGCACAAAAAGCGTTAATACCTAAAGGTCAAACCTCTAAAGATGCCATTAAGACTTTTGAAGCAGTATTAGAAGTTCTTGATGCGATGCCGGTATTAGTCGCGCAGCCACTCGAAGCAGCATTGCGCGAGCTCATTGAAAAACTTGGTTTAAAAGCCAAAGAATTTTTTATGCCTTTGCGTGTCGCGATTAGTGGCCGTAGTGCTACGCCCCCGCTTTTTGATATAATGGCTATAATTGGCAAAGAGCGTTGTCGTAGTCGATTGCGTAATGTGATTGGGTTGTTGAAACAGACTAAAGCTGCCTAGCCTAGCTTAATTAGTGCCTGTGGGCAGCTTCATTCCAGCATTTGTTAAACGCCCCAAACGTCGCGTTGTTCAAGCGCCAAAGTTTTATTTTAAAGATGTCGGTGTGGTTAATTTTTGCGCACGTCGCGGCACAATTGAATCAAAATCAGAACTCTTTGGCAAAGCTTTTGAAAATTGGATATATCATGAAATATCAACCCATAGCCAATACTCACAAAGTTTTTATCCAATATCTTATTGGTGACTTTCAATTGGCAGTGAAGTAGATTTCATATTAGGCGACGGCAAAATAGCTATTGAATGTAAAGGTAAATATAAAATCAGTAGCAACGATAGTAAAGGACTTCTTGAGTTTAAAAAAGATTATCCTCAAGCAGAGGTTTTTATAATCATTTGTTTAGAGTCAAAGCTTCGACGTACCGATGAAGGAATATTAATCATGCCTTATAAAGACTTTATAAATTCTTTATGGGGTGGTCAGTGGGATAGATATCTCTAAAAAATGAAGCATTAGATAATTATTTCGCCACGATGCACCGGTTAAAATTAGTGCCAGACACTACTAACATCGGCTTGGGCGGTAAGCACCACGGTGCCAACAGTCCTCAGTTTTTACCACAAAACCGGCCGTTGTTCTGGTGGTGGTTTCTTTGAACGATTTCGCCACCCAGATTTACGAATTGGGATACCAGCAGCTTGAAGATAAGCTGACGCTGTTTCTCTTCATTACACCGGTTTCTTGTTCAATACGGCGTAATGACCAACCGAGACGACCAAGTTCTAAAATTTGTTGTTTTATTTCGCTCAAAACGTTGCTCATAATCGCGCTAGGTCAAAGACTAACGCGCGTCGGTCAACGTCTCGGTTTATGGCTTTCTATATGGCCGGTTTTGGGTGCTAACTGAGGGCTTACAGGCATATTAGCTATTATTGACATCACGCCATCATGATAATATGATATCATGATGCATCGCACTACTATAAATCTTGATGAAGCGATTTACCGTAAAGTAATGCGTCTTGCGCACAGCAAGGGTAAATCAATGGCGCGTACCATCGAAGAACTATTGCGTAACTCATTAAATAAAAACTCACGCTCAAACATTATTCCGCCTTTACACCTTAACAATGGGCCGTTACCAGGTATTAATATTGCCGATCGCGATAGGCTTTATGATTTAATGGAAGATAGATAATTGAATGTTTGCGATTGACACTAATATATTTATCTATGCCCATTTTGAAGCATATCCCCAACATAAAAAGGCGCGGCAATTCTGCCAACAAGAACTATTAAATGGTGGTGATTGGTGTATCGGGTGGCAAGTATTCTATGAGTATCTACACATCACTACACATCCGCGTATTCATCAACGACCATTAACTCTAAAAGCAGCAATTGCAGATTTACGGCCATATTTAGAAAGCGAGCAGTGTCACATACTTACGCAAACTCCGGCTCATCTGCAAATTCTTGAAGCAATAGCTACTGATTCGGCAATGATATCAGGAAATTTAGTGCATGATTGTCATTATGCAACGCTGCTGCGTGAGCATAATATCAAACGTATTTATACTGCAGATAATGATTTCAAACGCTTTGTTTTCTTAGAAGTTATTGACCCAACTATTTAATTTAAATGAGCAAACTAACTTGGCGAAATCAATTCTACTGAGAGAAAATAGGTGTGATATTGCGATGAATCCCTCGTAAGTAATCGGTAGTTTTTTATAGCTGCATGCGCACCGATAGAAAAATCTGGCAAAGTTACCATGGCAAAACTGTATATTAGCGAGCCAAACAGG
This genomic interval from Deltaproteobacteria bacterium contains the following:
- a CDS encoding PIN domain-containing protein, translated to MFAIDTNIFIYAHFEAYPQHKKARQFCQQELLNGGDWCIGWQVFYEYLHITTHPRIHQRPLTLKAAIADLRPYLESEQCHILTQTPAHLQILEAIATDSAMISGNLVHDCHYATLLREHNIKRIYTADNDFKRFVFLEVIDPTI
- a CDS encoding DUF4143 domain-containing protein, whose protein sequence is MPVGSFIPAFVKRPKRRVVQAPKFYFKDVGVVNFCARRGTIESKSELFGKAFENWIYHEISTHSQYSQSFYPISYW